One region of Streptomyces davaonensis JCM 4913 genomic DNA includes:
- a CDS encoding DUF317 domain-containing protein, with amino-acid sequence MSDTVEQAFIAPRYLAGTGDPGWITQPLHRVSGWSYGHDPLIPRVLLTSPDQLTQLRLAPGDPDDPDWWTIRKARTADHPAWAVTFQSRTPVEIIAAFTDALTDPDGPPTGSSDPFSALQDAGWETPRHFGGLASPDGITRVEQLGTPGSDLWHIETAVIRDPTIWRAVFTGTTPLHLITAVTHALADPAPIMRDPRRIPGWARDRMTVHTRHIPSTDVAFALERRISALAERHHRATGIAPAPPGPARGRTR; translated from the coding sequence GTGAGCGACACCGTCGAGCAGGCGTTCATCGCCCCGCGCTACCTCGCAGGGACCGGCGATCCCGGCTGGATCACGCAGCCGCTGCACCGGGTCTCCGGCTGGAGCTACGGGCATGACCCGTTGATACCGCGCGTCCTGCTCACCAGCCCGGACCAGCTCACGCAACTGCGTCTGGCTCCCGGCGATCCGGATGATCCGGACTGGTGGACCATCCGGAAGGCGCGTACGGCGGATCACCCCGCCTGGGCGGTCACCTTCCAGAGCCGCACCCCTGTCGAGATCATCGCCGCCTTCACCGACGCACTGACCGACCCGGACGGGCCGCCCACAGGTTCGTCCGACCCCTTTTCCGCATTGCAGGACGCCGGATGGGAAACGCCCCGGCACTTCGGCGGGCTCGCATCCCCGGACGGCATCACGCGCGTCGAGCAGCTCGGAACTCCCGGCAGCGACCTGTGGCACATCGAGACGGCCGTCATCCGAGACCCGACGATCTGGCGAGCCGTGTTCACCGGCACCACGCCACTGCACCTGATCACCGCCGTGACGCATGCGCTCGCCGACCCCGCTCCCATCATGCGCGACCCTCGCCGCATCCCGGGCTGGGCCCGCGACCGCATGACCGTGCACACCCGGCACATCCCCTCGACCGACGTCGCCTTCGCTCTGGAACGACGCATCAGCGCCCTCGCCGAGCGGCACCATCGCGCGACCGGCATTGCCCCCGCTCCGCCCGGACCGGCGCGAGGCCGCACGCGCTGA
- a CDS encoding DUF317 domain-containing protein yields the protein MTRPYIASAADDPWSRIWCDTTPRHLAGAGDPRHVTQALRAGGWRNFGDPDFPHVVLASPDYRHTLVLEPTPDAYGSWWRISAQQWHASFGGNTPAEIIAGFTDALLHFPPEAEPDIWPTLQAAGWTYERDDRGNEHARHPDGITTMERSATLTSDYFSWKAEVALPTGLGGHHRLWHGYFDDRTPRHLLAGFAAALSDPTPVSRGRYDVPHSHLVTQVERGAQGEQLAAAHEARLKASRAAARKARRSAAPTARPASAPDAEASRSAARSR from the coding sequence GTGACACGTCCCTATATCGCCAGCGCAGCCGACGATCCCTGGTCGCGGATCTGGTGCGACACCACGCCCCGCCACCTCGCCGGGGCCGGCGATCCGCGCCACGTCACCCAGGCGCTGCGGGCCGGCGGGTGGAGGAACTTCGGCGACCCCGACTTCCCCCACGTCGTCCTGGCCAGCCCCGACTACCGGCACACGCTCGTCCTGGAGCCCACCCCGGACGCGTACGGCTCCTGGTGGCGGATCTCGGCACAGCAGTGGCATGCGTCCTTCGGCGGCAACACGCCCGCCGAGATCATCGCCGGATTCACCGACGCGCTCCTGCACTTCCCGCCCGAGGCCGAGCCGGATATCTGGCCGACGCTACAAGCAGCGGGCTGGACCTACGAGCGCGACGACCGGGGCAACGAGCACGCTCGCCATCCGGACGGCATCACCACCATGGAGCGATCGGCGACGCTGACCAGCGACTACTTCAGCTGGAAGGCCGAAGTCGCGCTGCCCACCGGGCTCGGCGGCCACCACCGGCTGTGGCACGGGTACTTCGATGACCGCACCCCGCGCCACCTGCTCGCCGGCTTCGCCGCCGCCCTCTCCGACCCCACGCCGGTCTCCCGTGGCCGCTACGACGTCCCGCACTCCCACCTGGTCACGCAGGTGGAACGCGGCGCCCAGGGCGAACAGCTTGCCGCCGCCCACGAAGCACGGCTGAAGGCCAGCCGGGCCGCCGCGCGCAAGGCACGCCGCAGCGCCGCGCCCACCGCCCGGCCTGCCTCGGCGCCCGACGCCGAGGCGAGCAGATCCGCGGCCCGGAGCCGCTGA
- a CDS encoding DUF317 domain-containing protein codes for MSHERFYSRVNGPTLYRVNAVRWLDEVAPRHLAGGGDPRHVTEYLLASGWSNHSVPGYPHVLLESPDRRLHFTLEPEEDEFMSSRRVHPAQGHAWSAQFGIHTPVEIIAGFTDAVNSAGPRPEEAELWRLAASRGWTMRLAGRERAALSPDETAYLSRESSLAETPIHRWAVQVSVPLSEKRHRWIWNASIDEAAPPAALTGFIDALTDPTPLLRSEGQEPRHAFGFLDSRRSFVTPEQHRMQHLRRLEAAQRTGTNAPAPAPPLPRPARHKRHR; via the coding sequence GTGAGCCACGAACGCTTCTACTCCCGCGTCAACGGGCCCACCCTGTACCGCGTCAACGCCGTTCGCTGGCTGGACGAGGTGGCGCCGCGCCACCTGGCCGGCGGGGGCGACCCCCGGCACGTGACCGAGTATCTGCTCGCGTCCGGCTGGAGCAACCATTCGGTCCCGGGCTATCCGCATGTCCTGCTGGAAAGCCCCGACCGTAGGTTGCACTTCACGCTGGAACCCGAAGAGGACGAGTTCATGTCGTCCAGGCGCGTCCATCCGGCCCAGGGCCACGCGTGGTCGGCCCAGTTCGGCATCCACACTCCGGTAGAGATCATCGCGGGCTTCACCGACGCGGTGAACAGCGCAGGGCCACGGCCGGAAGAGGCCGAACTGTGGCGCCTCGCGGCCAGCCGCGGGTGGACCATGCGGCTGGCCGGCAGGGAGCGGGCCGCGCTGTCCCCGGACGAGACCGCCTACCTGTCCCGCGAATCCTCGCTCGCCGAAACACCCATCCATCGCTGGGCAGTTCAGGTCTCCGTGCCGCTCTCCGAGAAGCGGCACCGGTGGATCTGGAATGCCTCCATCGACGAAGCTGCTCCGCCCGCAGCCCTCACCGGGTTCATCGACGCTCTCACCGATCCCACCCCGCTGCTCCGCTCGGAGGGACAGGAACCGCGGCACGCTTTCGGCTTTCTCGACTCCCGCCGCAGCTTCGTCACACCGGAGCAACACCGAATGCAGCATCTGCGGCGCCTCGAAGCCGCACAGCGCACCGGCACGAACGCACCCGCCCCAGCACCGCCACTCCCCAGACCAGCTCGGCACAAGCGACATCGCTGA
- a CDS encoding DUF317 domain-containing protein codes for MKKNKQWSGWGPTGQQAQQHYLVEPRHLAGGGDLRHVTEYLRASGWKDKSKTGGPVVFDSPDKSVRIGYDPYTQPGGWTISGKQTRTQEAWHATLGRQVPVEIVAGVTDALTRPRSAHAPNVWAPLEAQSWETERGQHFTARSPDGDAVVRFHQSAPGQAHWWAGARNEHGTVWEATFTPTTPMHLVQAFSTALADPQPVMRPLGHVPPSQRIRTTSVSVLPSQLSAWQQARITAARAATWASNAFATNKARPQGPGARPYAKAGRMR; via the coding sequence GTGAAGAAGAACAAGCAGTGGTCCGGCTGGGGCCCCACCGGTCAGCAGGCCCAGCAGCACTACCTCGTCGAGCCCCGCCACCTCGCCGGCGGCGGCGACCTGCGCCACGTCACCGAGTACCTGCGCGCCTCGGGCTGGAAGGACAAGTCCAAGACCGGCGGCCCCGTCGTATTCGACAGCCCCGACAAGTCCGTGCGCATCGGCTACGACCCGTACACCCAGCCCGGCGGCTGGACGATCAGCGGGAAGCAGACCAGGACGCAGGAGGCGTGGCACGCCACGCTCGGCCGGCAGGTCCCCGTCGAGATCGTGGCCGGAGTCACCGATGCACTGACCCGCCCGCGCTCCGCGCACGCTCCCAACGTGTGGGCGCCGCTGGAGGCACAGAGCTGGGAGACCGAGCGCGGACAGCACTTCACCGCCCGCAGCCCGGACGGGGACGCCGTCGTGCGCTTCCACCAGTCCGCCCCCGGACAGGCCCACTGGTGGGCCGGTGCCCGCAACGAGCACGGGACGGTATGGGAGGCGACGTTCACGCCGACCACGCCGATGCACCTGGTGCAGGCGTTCAGCACCGCGCTCGCCGACCCGCAGCCGGTGATGCGGCCCCTCGGCCATGTCCCGCCCTCGCAGAGAATCCGCACCACTTCGGTGTCCGTGCTGCCCTCGCAACTCAGCGCATGGCAGCAGGCCCGGATCACCGCCGCACGCGCCGCCACGTGGGCCAGCAACGCCTTCGCCACCAACAAGGCGCGCCCTCAAGGTCCCGGGGCCCGCCCGTACGCCAAGGCCGGGCGGATGCGGTGA